A DNA window from Doryrhamphus excisus isolate RoL2022-K1 chromosome 2, RoL_Dexc_1.0, whole genome shotgun sequence contains the following coding sequences:
- the LOC131109578 gene encoding uncharacterized protein LOC131109578, producing the protein MIQFARDLCGGTLAARSVCPGYSTPWWLDGGSNGGFSRGSNRGSNGGSNRDSNGGSNRDSSGDSNRGSNRDSNGGSNRGFSGDSNRGSSRSFNKGSNGGSNGGSNRDSNGGSNRDSNGGSNRDSNGGSNRGSSGGSNRGSSGGSNRDSSGDANRDSSGDANRDSSGDANRGSSGGSNRDSNGGSNKDSSGGSNRDSSGGSNRDSNDGSNRDSSGGANRDSNDGANRDSSGGANRDSSGGANRDSSGGSNRDSSGGSNRDSSGGSNGGSNRDSNRGSNRDSNRDSNRDSNRNSNRNSNRNSNRDSNRDSNRDSNRDSNRDSNGGPIGGPNGASNGASNGGSNGGSMAAPPASHSMCPNIVHRAGLQQLPPPAVYSGSYLQEVELCSLFEFGAPGFELGMQ; encoded by the exons ATGATTCAG tttgccagagaccttTGTGGCGGCACACttgctgctcggagcgtgtgccccgGGTACAGCACACCTTGGTGGCTCGATGGCGGCTCCAATGGTGGCTTCAGTAGGGGCTCCAATAGGGGCTCCAATGGCGGCTCCAATAGGGACTCCAATGGCGGCTCCAATAGGGACTCCAGTGGCGACTCCAATAGGGGCTCCAATAGGGACTCCAATGGCGGCTCCAATAGGGGCTTCAGTGGCGACTCCAATAGGGGCTCCAGTCGCAGCTTCAATAAGGGCTCCAATGGCGGCTCCAATGGCGGCTCCAATAGGGACTCCAATGGCGGCTCCAATAGGGACTCCAATGGCGGCTCCAATAGGGACTCCAATGGCGGCTCCAATAGGGGCTCCAGTGGCGGCTCCAATAGGGGCTCCAGTGGCGGCTCCAATAGGGACTCCAGTGGCGACGCCAATAGGGACTCCAGTGGCGACGCCAATAGGGACTCCAGTGGCGACGCCAATAGGGGCTCCAGTGGCGGCTCCAATAGGGACTCCAATGGCGGCTCCAATAAGGACTCCAGTGGCGGCTCCAATAGGGACTCCAGTGGCGGCTCCAATAGGGACTCCAATGACGGCTCCAATAGGGACTCCAGTGGCGGCGCCAATAGGGACTCCAATGACGGCGCCAATAGGGACTCCAGTGGCGGCGCCAATAGGGACTCCAGTGGCGGCGCCAATAGGGACTCCAGTGGCGGCTCCAATAGGGACTCCAGTGGCGGCTCCAATAGGGACTCCAGTGGCGGCTCCAATGGCGGCTCCAATAGGGACTCCAATAGGGGCTCCAATAGGGACTCCAATAGGGACTCCAATAGGGACTCCAATAGGAACTCCAATAGGAACTCCAATAGGAACTCCAATAGGGACTCCAATAGGGACTCCAATAGGGACTCCAATAGGGACTCCAATAGGGACTCCAATGGCGGCCCCATTGGCGGCCCCAATGGTGCCTCCAATGGCGCCTCCAATGGCGGCTCCAACGGTGGCTCCATGGCGGCCCCCCCGGCTTCTCACAGCATGTGTCCCAATATAGTGCACCGAGCCGGGCTACAGCAGCTGCCTCCTCCTGCTGTATACTCTGGTTCTTACCTCCAG GAAGTGGAATTGTGCTCGCTGTTCGAGTTCGGGGCTCCTGGTTTTGAACTGGGGATGCAGTGA